In the Deltaproteobacteria bacterium genome, TCGACCTCCTCGGATCGGACCGTGGCCCGGGCCAGGACGTCACCCCCGGGGTGAATGACGGCCGAGGTCTTGACGCTGTTGTACAGTCCGGCTGGATAGTCCTGCCGAACGTCCCGGGGAATGCCGGCGGCCCGCATGGCCACCCCGACCAGGCCCAGTTCCAGGGCCACAGCCTGGGTAACTATGCCCGTGCCTTCGAACCGGGACAGGACCGAACCCGAATCCAGGAGCAGATCGACAGCCCCTCGAACGTCCCGGTGGATGTCGTGCAATCTGGTTCGAAAGGTCTCCATGCGTTGGGGATCGAGATCGAAATGGGCGCCCCCAGGGACCAAAAATCCCCGGCCGAATCTGCTCCCGCAGATCAGGGCCGAAAGATTCAGGAAATCACCGCGCAGCCTGCCGCAGAAACTCAGGGTCGGCAGAAAGCCAACGTCCCCGGCCAAGGCCCCGAGATCACCGGTGTGGTTGGCCAGACGTTCCAGTTCGAGCATCACCCCGCGCAATATTTCGGCCCGGACAGGTGCCTCGACATGCCCCAGGGCTTCCATGGCCCGACAATAGGCCGTGCCATGACCGATGGTCGTGTCTCCGGCCGCCGCCTCCAAAATGGGCATCCGTCGTCGCGCCGGGGAATGGGGGAGAAAGGCCTCGATCCCCCGGTGCTGATAGCCCAGGGAAATTTCCAGGTGAAAGACGGTCTCGCCGACACACTGGAACCGAAAATGCCCGGGCTCGATCACGCCCGCGTGCACCGGACCCACGGCCACCTCGTGCACTTCTTCCCCGGCAACGGTGAAAAAAGGTGCGATGCCGATGCCCGGTCGTCCGGAAGGCTTGCCGGCGCGTCGGCTCGGCTCGAAACGGATCGGCTTCAGCCATGGATGCCCCCGGGGCGTGATGCCCCATTGCTCGGTAATCTCGCGCTCGAACCAATGGGCCTGATTGCAGGTCGCCGTGATGGACGGATAGCCTTCATCAGGCGGGTCCATGGACGCCACGGCCACAGTACCCCGACCATCGTGAGCGATGACGACAAAGAGCCGGACGCAGCCCTCGTGCGGGGCCCCGAACAGGGCCGCGATCCGGCCACCGTCCTCGACGCTCCAGATGGTGCCCTCGACAAACTCCTCCACAGTGACCACGGGCACATCGGCCAGGGCAATGGCCTCGTTCGGTTTGATTTCCCGCCCAAAGGCCATGGCTACACCCCTTTCCCCATGATGAGTTCGGCGGCCTGACGCAGAATGTCGCGCAATTCCGCCGGGAGATACAGACCGAGCAGGGCCACGGCAATGCCCAGAACCAGCGGGGGAAGCACGGACAACCAGGGTTCAGTCTGACGGGGATTTTCCCCCGGATCGCCCTGGACCATGGGCAGGACAATCAGGACCATACCGGTAAAAATGACAGCCAGGAAAAACAGGATAAGGCCGGCGACGATGAACATCCCGCCCTCAAAGGCCGCCTTGAGGATCAGAAACTCGCTGACGAACAGGCCGAAGGGCGGCGACCCGACAATGGCCAAAAATCCAAACATCCACAGGGCCCCGGTCCAGGGCGAGGAGGTCAGAAGCCCCTGCACCTTCTGGATGTTCTTGGTTTTGCGCATGGCCAGGATATTCCCGGCCAGCATGAACAGCATGGCCTTGGCCATGGAATGGTTCACGGCGTGAAGCATGGAGCCGAAGACCGCCCCGCCCCCGATGCCGATCCCCAGAGACAGGATGCCCATATGCTCGACACTGGAATAGGCCAGCATCCGCTTGTAGTCGTTCTGGCGGACGATGAATGCGGCGGCAATGGCCAGGGAAAGGAGCCCGAACCAAACCAGAAGTTCGCCGGCAAAGGCGGCCATGCCCGCAGCATCGGCCACCTGAAAGGCCCGCAAAATGCCAAGGAACGCGCAATTCAAAAGCAGGGCCGAGAGCAAGGCCGAGACCATGGAAGGGGCCTCGCTGTGGGCATCCGGGAGCC is a window encoding:
- a CDS encoding hydrogenase translates to MAFGREIKPNEAIALADVPVVTVEEFVEGTIWSVEDGGRIAALFGAPHEGCVRLFVVIAHDGRGTVAVASMDPPDEGYPSITATCNQAHWFEREITEQWGITPRGHPWLKPIRFEPSRRAGKPSGRPGIGIAPFFTVAGEEVHEVAVGPVHAGVIEPGHFRFQCVGETVFHLEISLGYQHRGIEAFLPHSPARRRMPILEAAAGDTTIGHGTAYCRAMEALGHVEAPVRAEILRGVMLELERLANHTGDLGALAGDVGFLPTLSFCGRLRGDFLNLSALICGSRFGRGFLVPGGAHFDLDPQRMETFRTRLHDIHRDVRGAVDLLLDSGSVLSRFEGTGIVTQAVALELGLVGVAMRAAGIPRDVRQDYPAGLYNSVKTSAVIHPGGDVLARATVRSEEVDASVDIIADGLSKLERTQGELTVQMPKTLRPQAMVVSMVEGWRGEVCHVAMTDKQGDIDFYKIVDPSFHNWIGLAMALRGEQISDFPLCNKSFNLSYCGHDL
- a CDS encoding NADH dehydrogenase FAD-containing subunit, with the protein product MLQGLVLIPAAGGFLSLMLKGNGLRRAILLGTALAHLAMTMLSWQIETGTEWGGLLRLDGLGQLFLTITSVVFAVCAVYGIGYLAREKPGVHTDFQGDVLFANAPEARFSACLLFFLSAMTLVCISWNFGLLWVGIEATTLASAPLIYFHRHKRSLEATWKYLMLCSVGIAIALLGNIMLSFAVGWSGSAAGQAEVSMNLDALIASAPQAHLAWFKAAFICILVGYGTKMGLAPMHAWLPDAHSEAPSMVSALLSALLLNCAFLGILRAFQVADAAGMAAFAGELLVWFGLLSLAIAAAFIVRQNDYKRMLAYSSVEHMGILSLGIGIGGGAVFGSMLHAVNHSMAKAMLFMLAGNILAMRKTKNIQKVQGLLTSSPWTGALWMFGFLAIVGSPPFGLFVSEFLILKAAFEGGMFIVAGLILFFLAVIFTGMVLIVLPMVQGDPGENPRQTEPWLSVLPPLVLGIAVALLGLYLPAELRDILRQAAELIMGKGV